The Sulfurimonas hydrogeniphila genome includes a window with the following:
- a CDS encoding M14 family zinc carboxypeptidase, producing the protein MRQQYSSYDECINFFNSAQKRHPNLVKVETIGQTWESRDIIAVSITKNVEAHLKKPALFYTGTIHAREWIGIELSLAFAKYILEHIDYDPQLNKILDNTTLYMVPCANPDGFEYSRNHFSFWRKNRRKNPDGSYGVDLNRNFSVGFTPNKNYTSNVYSGPKPFSEPETAAIRDFILERKNITIALDYHSQGNVFFPAHNFIHEDAEDAVDLNLLAGNMAEEIRKESSREYGIHMGKPPVHLISGSGREFYYSQGILSLVAEVGTRNISDYIENMSENIQENIPALIMALSEVNNYKKENNLQRVENFVATGIGAKEVELSWEYIEDETIYFEIYRSTKLKGFAQASNRIAMTKMKSFTDSNLKSSTNYYYYIRAVCKDKSIKSPYAQLVAVRTKPAENMFSKILYPIASKIGYVGEKTQKNKDHFGNNSLFVGISEQKGECYGVCGFSLMTIPENAIITAAKISFYPMNRVAVQVERYGQWRVGQMDERTIDKIDSFDDIKNAKMLSYIDRPTSSHQLAQGIWREYQFAEQEIKVLEKALKRREAYFRMQGPTSLPLDRSSQLMQWDIGYGKFSGGLTYRPKLDISYTIHEAKLDIQSSYEFTVNHDNIKDNALKSGYDASGNLKYACIEFDLLNLPDMENTVVSDAYIDLQAYQVNAKENNLRFHIELVEPITGEITYEKIKNRNIIERIGYDVSITEIKRSSKQRFVFDTYAIQEMLELAKEKKKAFFVISASSETEMSKNADVNWIDNKKIDKPVLTLDYIRKRKNPPKQVENLRASMENGIIKLQWESPEDDGYRGVIVVKNRFKVPCSPYDGQKLYGGSDNYTYDNFGDLNVHKYYAVFSYDDVPNFSEPVYIEVNS; encoded by the coding sequence TTGAGACAACAATATAGTTCATATGATGAATGTATAAATTTTTTTAATTCTGCTCAAAAGAGACATCCAAATCTTGTTAAAGTAGAAACAATAGGACAAACATGGGAAAGCAGAGATATTATTGCTGTCTCAATTACTAAAAATGTAGAGGCACATCTGAAAAAACCTGCACTTTTTTACACAGGTACAATTCATGCAAGAGAATGGATTGGAATAGAACTTTCTCTTGCTTTTGCAAAATATATTTTAGAACATATTGATTATGATCCGCAGCTTAACAAAATATTGGACAATACAACACTCTATATGGTCCCCTGTGCAAATCCGGATGGTTTCGAATACTCAAGAAACCATTTTTCTTTTTGGAGAAAAAACCGTAGAAAAAATCCTGACGGAAGTTACGGTGTTGATTTAAACAGAAATTTCAGTGTAGGTTTTACCCCGAACAAAAATTATACTTCGAATGTCTACTCTGGTCCGAAACCGTTCAGTGAACCGGAAACCGCAGCCATTAGAGATTTTATACTCGAACGCAAAAATATTACAATTGCTTTGGACTACCATTCTCAGGGCAATGTATTTTTTCCTGCACACAATTTTATTCATGAAGATGCGGAGGATGCTGTTGACTTGAATCTTCTGGCGGGAAATATGGCAGAAGAAATAAGAAAAGAGTCTTCTCGTGAATACGGCATTCATATGGGAAAACCGCCTGTGCATCTCATTTCAGGAAGCGGACGCGAGTTTTACTATTCTCAGGGAATCCTTTCGCTTGTAGCAGAAGTCGGAACGAGAAACATCAGTGACTATATTGAGAATATGAGTGAGAATATCCAGGAAAATATTCCAGCTTTGATTATGGCTCTCTCCGAAGTAAACAATTACAAAAAAGAAAACAATTTACAACGTGTTGAAAATTTTGTGGCAACAGGTATTGGGGCAAAAGAGGTAGAACTCAGCTGGGAGTATATAGAAGACGAAACAATATATTTTGAAATTTATCGTTCAACAAAACTCAAAGGGTTTGCGCAGGCCTCCAATCGAATTGCCATGACGAAAATGAAAAGTTTTACAGATTCCAATTTAAAGAGTTCGACAAATTATTATTATTATATTCGTGCGGTCTGCAAGGACAAGTCAATTAAATCACCTTATGCTCAACTTGTTGCGGTAAGAACAAAACCGGCTGAAAATATGTTTTCCAAAATTTTATATCCCATTGCAAGCAAAATAGGATATGTCGGAGAAAAGACACAAAAGAACAAAGATCATTTTGGGAACAATTCTCTGTTTGTCGGAATTTCAGAACAAAAAGGGGAGTGTTACGGAGTGTGTGGATTTTCCTTAATGACAATTCCGGAAAATGCGATTATTACAGCAGCAAAAATTTCATTTTATCCGATGAACCGGGTTGCTGTACAGGTTGAGCGCTATGGTCAGTGGCGGGTTGGACAGATGGATGAGCGTACAATAGACAAAATAGACAGTTTTGATGATATAAAAAATGCAAAAATGCTTTCTTATATAGATCGACCAACCTCTTCACATCAATTGGCTCAGGGTATATGGAGAGAATATCAATTTGCAGAACAGGAAATAAAAGTTCTTGAAAAAGCTTTAAAAAGACGAGAAGCATATTTTAGAATGCAAGGACCGACCTCTTTGCCGCTTGACAGGTCTTCTCAGTTGATGCAGTGGGATATCGGATATGGAAAATTCAGTGGAGGATTAACCTACAGACCAAAGCTTGATATTTCGTATACCATACATGAAGCAAAACTGGATATTCAATCTTCTTATGAGTTTACAGTCAATCATGACAATATAAAAGATAATGCGCTTAAATCCGGATATGACGCAAGTGGCAACCTGAAATATGCATGCATTGAATTTGATTTATTGAATTTACCGGATATGGAAAATACCGTAGTATCTGATGCGTATATAGATTTACAGGCATATCAGGTGAATGCAAAAGAGAATAATTTACGTTTTCATATAGAACTGGTGGAACCGATTACAGGTGAAATTACCTATGAGAAGATAAAAAACCGAAACATTATTGAGAGAATCGGATATGACGTAAGTATTACAGAGATCAAGAGATCTTCAAAACAGAGATTTGTTTTTGATACATATGCAATTCAGGAAATGCTTGAGTTGGCAAAAGAAAAGAAGAAAGCCTTTTTTGTAATTTCCGCTTCATCAGAAACTGAGATGTCCAAAAATGCTGATGTAAACTGGATAGACAATAAAAAAATAGATAAACCGGTTTTAACTCTGGATTACATCCGTAAAAGGAAAAATCCGCCAAAACAGGTAGAGAACTTACGGGCAAGTATGGAAAACGGAATAATAAAACTGCAGTGGGAAAGTCCTGAAGACGATGGCTACAGAGGTGTGATTGTTGTAAAAAACAGATTCAAGGTTCCATGCTCTCCTTATGATGGACAAAAACTCTATGGCGGCAGTGATAATTATACGTATGATAATTTTGGTGATTTGAATGTTCATAAATATTATGCAGTATTTTCATATGATGATGTTCCAAATTTTTCTGAACCTGTATATATTGAAGTAAACAGTTAG
- a CDS encoding ATP-grasp domain-containing protein — protein sequence MKKRKIGMWLYKNGGGDKIAKKIIKKLKERNIEVLNDINLRHAIAKNAHILYHGKEYHGEKLDTLDLFFSYNAGEQTQYQMYLYQALNRIIPMINSYESFALTEDKFQTSFVLRNSGVKTADYKLCHRDDGHELKKIIKKWDKMVYKPTDGWGGVGLTKIENEASLDMLMPFLNQMDLRYFYVEKFIDYDNTDFRVDIVDGEFVSCYGRKASGTDWRTNVTSGGSVFVREANDEVVSIAKKACKATGVDIGGVDIIYDREKEEYIVLEVNGIPAFATPEQEKMGLNFNDKKIDLIVDLIDRKTK from the coding sequence ATGAAAAAAAGAAAAATCGGCATGTGGTTATATAAGAATGGCGGCGGAGACAAAATAGCAAAAAAAATAATTAAAAAACTCAAAGAAAGAAACATTGAAGTATTAAACGATATTAATTTGCGTCATGCGATTGCAAAAAATGCGCATATACTCTATCACGGAAAAGAGTATCATGGAGAAAAACTCGATACACTGGATCTATTTTTTTCCTATAATGCAGGGGAACAGACACAGTATCAAATGTACCTGTATCAGGCATTAAACCGAATTATTCCGATGATTAACTCTTATGAGTCTTTTGCTTTGACAGAAGATAAGTTTCAGACCTCGTTTGTTCTGAGAAACAGCGGTGTGAAAACAGCTGATTATAAGCTGTGTCATCGGGATGATGGGCATGAACTTAAAAAAATCATTAAAAAATGGGACAAAATGGTCTACAAGCCGACTGATGGCTGGGGTGGTGTGGGACTTACCAAAATCGAGAATGAAGCAAGCCTGGATATGCTTATGCCTTTTTTAAATCAGATGGATCTGCGCTATTTTTATGTAGAAAAATTTATTGATTATGACAATACGGATTTTAGAGTTGATATTGTTGACGGAGAATTTGTTTCGTGTTACGGAAGAAAAGCCAGCGGAACTGACTGGCGTACAAATGTTACAAGCGGCGGCAGTGTTTTTGTACGTGAAGCAAATGACGAAGTTGTCAGTATTGCAAAAAAAGCATGCAAAGCAACAGGTGTGGATATTGGTGGCGTAGATATTATCTATGACAGAGAAAAAGAAGAGTATATTGTTTTGGAAGTAAACGGTATTCCCGCTTTTGCTACTCCTGAACAGGAAAAAATGGGATTAAACTTTAATGACAAAAAAATTGATTTAATTGTGGATTTAATTGACAGAAAAACGAAGTAA